From the Gadus chalcogrammus isolate NIFS_2021 chromosome 15, NIFS_Gcha_1.0, whole genome shotgun sequence genome, one window contains:
- the wapla gene encoding wings apart-like protein homolog isoform X2: MTSRFGKTYNRKGGEANSKFEEVFSNKKPTLTTKWGETTYKAQLGTKRSSLKSDVAELPKRPRLEVDSDNDEDPFGFDSDDESKTVTSQTATQSKSEDGHATSKPPSGQATGTKAAVASSVTSAAKQTSEEKLVKNSQSSWTRTTASNSIQKPAAASSSLTSRDRNPTGTSSLSMDATLCSKGSSQMLPGGSRNSQFTSNSSFKDGMSSEGMSQEERALASEPPAEPVENVEPSPFTLRTANSRKYQRPGRDSASSDSADVGVAPETPCADAKPNTTVGTGVAKTAANANTAAAKAPAAGRGRGRVRDYTVLHPSCLSVCNVTIQDTIERSIDELVAPVAPADLGEAGLMKKKSDVQLVKNTRFRPVKTKKDTKLEFFGFEDKEDHGGSEGSEGGVSGGSSSYKIKYFGFDELSESDSDEEGSQVKERKKAKKAAAAAAALAALSVSVDSPHTSDSQDSQTSSNTDGLDFTEDSIPAAPDGAKVRSGKPGDKSKELTTGFKKIFSGPKKSPAKASYNARHWNQPEPEEIPPPLARAHTAPPTLSSGSKEGTAHKDDGLFKAPPPPPKVIKSETLPTRLHQDIVTALKCRKEHKELYTVVQHVKHFNDVVEFGENQEFTDDFEYLETGLKSSQPLNTRCLSIISLATRCALPGFRMHLRARGKVAHVFKMISDAPQHPNLALCTAALMYILSRDRLNMDLDRACLELMIKLLEMDQLIPLQPAPQDPQDQPDQLSPKEVAKVKEKIRKLCETVHNKHLDLENITTGHLAMETLLSLTSKRAGDWFKEELRLLGGLDHIVDKVKECVENLSEEDDKENLVASLWGAERCLRVLESVTVQNPENQGYLIAYKDSQLIVSAARGLRCCEDMIQRYSRALNNSSLCPGSELPHCSFSNVGKAVEDCMRAVIGVLLNLTHDNEWGSTKTGEQDELIVTALNCVLRAPRYIPQEQRFDIRVLGLGLLINLVEYSSRNRHSLVEMDYALSEGCLDDSSLGPPAEPAPTGQGEEPAVPCQGEEPAVPCQGEEPALLGQAEEPAAPVQGQGEEPVGKGEEPAAPVQGEPSADDEDKPPATGALAALVKLFLERERAAILAEAKTDDLISEAPKPALDQSGEWKETSGEIQWVAAETKEGAEPQEPEKKEEEEEELDLNKALQHAGKHMEDSIAASYTALLLGCLCQGSQTNATTVREHLPKGDFSIMTEMLKKFLNFMNLTCSVGTTGQKSITRVIEYLERC; encoded by the exons ATGACATCACGATTTGGTAAAACATACAACCGTAAGGGGGGTGAAGCCAACTCTAAATTTGAAGAGGTCTTCTCTAATAAAAAACCCACTCTTACCACTAAATGGGGGGAGACAACTTACAAGGCACAATTGGGGACAAAGAGGTCATCTTTAAAGTCTGATGTTGCTGAGCTCCCCAAGCGGCCCAGGCTTGAGGTCGACAGCGACAATGATGAAGACCCCTTTGGATTTGACAGCGATGATGAGTCAAAGACTGTCACCTCTCAGACAGCTACACAGTCTAAATCAGAGGATGGACATGCAACATCAAAACCTCCATCTGGTCAGGCGACTGGCACAAAGGCTGCTGTGGCCTCCTCTGTCACTTCTGCTG CCAAGCAGACTTCTGAAGAGAAATTGGTGAAAAACAGCCAGTCGTCTTGGACCAGAACCACAGCATCCAATAGCATCCAGAAGCCTGCAGCCGCATCCTCCTCGTTAACGTCGAGAGACCGCAATCCAACAGGGACCTCCTCACTAAGCATGGATGCCACTCTGTGCAGCAAAGGCTCTTCTCAAATGCTACCTGGAGGAAGCCGGAACTCCCAGTTCACCTCCAACTCGTCTTTCAAGGATGGGATGTCCTCAGAAGGCATGAGTCAGGAAGAGAGGGCGCTGGCCTCGGAGCCTCCAGCAGAGCCCGTGGAAAACGTTGAGCCGTCGCCGTTCACCCTCAGGACGGCAAACTCTAGGAAGTACCAGCGGCCTGGTCGAGACTCTGCCTCCTCAGATAGTGCAGACGTCGGCGTGGCCCCTGAAACCCCCTGCGCCGATGCCAAGCCCAACACCACAGTGGGCACCGGTGTCGCTAAAACTGCCGCCAATGCTAACACCGCGGCCGCTAAGGCGCCGGCGGCCGGCCGAGGTAGAGGCCGGGTAAGGGACTACACGGTGCTGCACCCTTCCTGTCTGTCGGTGTGCAACGTCACTATCCAGGACACCATTGAGCGCAGCATAGACGAGCTGGTGGCCCCGGTGGCACCCGCCGACCTGGGAGAGGCGGGCCTGATGAAGAAGAAGTCTGACGTTCAGCTAGTGAAGAACACCAG GTTCCGACCTGTCAAGACGAAGAAGGACACCAAGCTGGAGTTCTTCGGCTTCGAGGACAAGGAGGACCACGGCGGCTCGGAGGGCTCGGAGGGGGGCGTgtccggcggcagcagcagctacaagaTCAAGTACTTTGGCTTCGACGAACTCAGCGAGAGCGACAGCGACGAGGAGGGCTCCCAGGtcaaggagaggaagaaagccaagaaggctgctgcggcggcggcggcgctggctGCCCTTAGCGTCAGCGTGGACAGCCCCCACACCAGCGACTCTCAGGACAGCCAGACCAGCAGCAACACAG ATGGTCTTGACTTCACGGAGGACTCCATCCCCGCAGCCCCTGACGGAGCGAAGGTGCGCTCAGGGAAGCCGGGTGACAAGTCAAAGGAGCTCACCACTGGGTTCAAGAAGATCTTCAGTGGCCCAAAGAAG TCTCCTGCTAAAGCCTCTTACAACGCGCGCCACTGGAACCAGCCCGAGCCCGAGGAGATTCCTCCACCACTGGCCCGCGCGCACACCGCTCCC CCCACCTTGTCGAGCGGCAGCAAGGAGGGCACCGCCCACAAAGATGACGGGCTGTTCaaggcccccccgccgccgcccaaGGTGATCAAGTCAGAGACCCTCCCCACCAGGCTCCACCAGGACATCGTGACCGCGCTCAAATGCAGGAAGGAGCACAAGGAG CTGTACACCGTGGTGCAGCACGTGAAGCACTTCAACGACGTGGTGGAGTTTGGAGAGAACCAGGAATTCACAGACGACTTTGAGTACCTGGAGACGGGGTTGAAGAGCAGCCAGCCGCTCAACACCCGATGCCTTAG TATAATCAGCCTAGCCACGCGCTGTGCACTGCCCGGTTTCAGGATGCATTTGCGGGCCAGAGGAAAAGTGGCGCACGTTTTCAAGATGATCAGCGACGCACCACAGCATCCG AACCTTGCTCTGTGCACCGCGGCCCTGATGTACATCCTGAGCCGCGACCGGCTGAACATGGACCTGGACCGGGCCTGCCTGGAGCTGATGATCAAGCTGCTGGAGATGGACCAGCTGATCCCCCTCCAGCcggccccccaggacccccaggacCAGCCGGACCAGCTCAGCCCCAAGGAGGTGGCCAAGGTCAAGGAGAAGATCCGCAAGCTCTGCGAGACGGTGCACAACAAACACCTGGACTTGGAGAACATCACG ACGGGCCACCTGGCAATGgagactcttctctctctgacctccaAGCGGGCCGGGGATTGGTTCAAGGAAGAGCTGCGTCTCCTCGGGGGTCTGGACCACATCGTggacaaag TGAAAGAGTGTGTGGAGAACTTGAGCGAGGAGGACGACAAGGAGAACCTGGTGGCCTCCTTGTGGGGAGCGGAGCGGTGTCTGAGAGTGCTGGAGAGC GTGACGGTGCAGAACCCCGAGAACCAAGGCTACCTGATCGCCTACAAGGACTCCCAGCTCATTGTGTCGGCCGCCCG aggcTTGCGCTGCTGCGAGGACATGATCCAGCGCTACAGCCGAGCTCTGAACAACAGTTCCCTGTGCCCCGGCTCGGAGCTGCCCCACTGTAGCTTCAGCAACGTGGGCAAGGCCGTGGAGGACTGCATGCGGGCCGTCATCGGCGTGCTGCTTAATCTCACCCACGACAACG agtGGGGGAGCACCAAGACGGGGGAGCAGGACGAGCTGATCGTGACGGCCCTCAACTGCGTGCTACGGGCCCCCCGCTACATCCCCCAGGAGCAGCGCTTTGACATCCGCGTCTTG GGTCTGGGCCTGCTGATTAACCTGGTTGAGTACAGCTCCAGGAACCGCCACAGTCTGGTGGAGATGGATTACGCTCTGTCAGAGGGCTGCCTGGACGACAGCAGCCTGGGGCCGCCCGCTGAGCCAGCACCAACcggccagggggaggagcctgcagTGCCatgccagggggaggagcctgcagTGCCatgccagggggaggagcctgcatTGCTAGGGCAGGCGGAGGAGCCTGCAGCACCAGTGcaagggcagggggaggagcctgtagggaagggggaggagcctgctgCCCCCGTACAAGGCGAACCTTCGGCCGACGATGAGGACAAACCCCCGGCCACTGGGGCTCTGGCTGCCCTGGTGAAG CTCTTCCTGGAGCGCGAGCGGGCTGCCATCCTGGCCGAGGCCAAGACCGATGACCTCATCAGCGAGGCGCCCAAGCCGGCGCTGGACCAGAGCGGGGAGTGGAAGGAGACGTCCGGGGAGATCCAGTGGGTGGCGGCCGAGACcaaggagggggcggagccgcaGGAGCctgagaagaaggaggaggaagaggaggagctggacctgAACAAAG CTCTGCAGCACGCTGGCAAGCACATGGAGGACAGCATCGCAGCCTCCTACACCGCCCTGCTGTTGGGGTGCCTTTGCCAGGGGAGCCag ACGAATGCAACTACTGTGAGGGAACATCTACCCAAAGGCGACTTTTCCATCATGACGGAAATGCTGAAGAAGTTCTTGAACTTCATGAACCTCACT TGCTCCGTGGGTACCACAGGACAGAAGTCCATCACGCGGGTTATCGAGTACCTCGAGCGATGTTAA
- the wapla gene encoding wings apart-like protein homolog isoform X1 yields the protein MTSRFGKTYNRKGGEANSKFEEVFSNKKPTLTTKWGETTYKAQLGTKRSSLKSDVAELPKRPRLEVDSDNDEDPFGFDSDDESKTVTSQTATQSKSEDGHATSKPPSGQATGTKAAVASSVTSAAKQTSEEKLVKNSQSSWTRTTASNSIQKPAAASSSLTSRDRNPTGTSSLSMDATLCSKGSSQMLPGGSRNSQFTSNSSFKDGMSSEGMSQEERALASEPPAEPVENVEPSPFTLRTANSRKYQRPGRDSASSDSADVGVAPETPCADAKPNTTVGTGVAKTAANANTAAAKAPAAGRGRGRVRDYTVLHPSCLSVCNVTIQDTIERSIDELVAPVAPADLGEAGLMKKKSDVQLVKNTRFVCPRFRPVKTKKDTKLEFFGFEDKEDHGGSEGSEGGVSGGSSSYKIKYFGFDELSESDSDEEGSQVKERKKAKKAAAAAAALAALSVSVDSPHTSDSQDSQTSSNTDGLDFTEDSIPAAPDGAKVRSGKPGDKSKELTTGFKKIFSGPKKSPAKASYNARHWNQPEPEEIPPPLARAHTAPPTLSSGSKEGTAHKDDGLFKAPPPPPKVIKSETLPTRLHQDIVTALKCRKEHKELYTVVQHVKHFNDVVEFGENQEFTDDFEYLETGLKSSQPLNTRCLSIISLATRCALPGFRMHLRARGKVAHVFKMISDAPQHPNLALCTAALMYILSRDRLNMDLDRACLELMIKLLEMDQLIPLQPAPQDPQDQPDQLSPKEVAKVKEKIRKLCETVHNKHLDLENITTGHLAMETLLSLTSKRAGDWFKEELRLLGGLDHIVDKVKECVENLSEEDDKENLVASLWGAERCLRVLESVTVQNPENQGYLIAYKDSQLIVSAARGLRCCEDMIQRYSRALNNSSLCPGSELPHCSFSNVGKAVEDCMRAVIGVLLNLTHDNEWGSTKTGEQDELIVTALNCVLRAPRYIPQEQRFDIRVLGLGLLINLVEYSSRNRHSLVEMDYALSEGCLDDSSLGPPAEPAPTGQGEEPAVPCQGEEPAVPCQGEEPALLGQAEEPAAPVQGQGEEPVGKGEEPAAPVQGEPSADDEDKPPATGALAALVKLFLERERAAILAEAKTDDLISEAPKPALDQSGEWKETSGEIQWVAAETKEGAEPQEPEKKEEEEEELDLNKALQHAGKHMEDSIAASYTALLLGCLCQGSQTNATTVREHLPKGDFSIMTEMLKKFLNFMNLTCSVGTTGQKSITRVIEYLERC from the exons ATGACATCACGATTTGGTAAAACATACAACCGTAAGGGGGGTGAAGCCAACTCTAAATTTGAAGAGGTCTTCTCTAATAAAAAACCCACTCTTACCACTAAATGGGGGGAGACAACTTACAAGGCACAATTGGGGACAAAGAGGTCATCTTTAAAGTCTGATGTTGCTGAGCTCCCCAAGCGGCCCAGGCTTGAGGTCGACAGCGACAATGATGAAGACCCCTTTGGATTTGACAGCGATGATGAGTCAAAGACTGTCACCTCTCAGACAGCTACACAGTCTAAATCAGAGGATGGACATGCAACATCAAAACCTCCATCTGGTCAGGCGACTGGCACAAAGGCTGCTGTGGCCTCCTCTGTCACTTCTGCTG CCAAGCAGACTTCTGAAGAGAAATTGGTGAAAAACAGCCAGTCGTCTTGGACCAGAACCACAGCATCCAATAGCATCCAGAAGCCTGCAGCCGCATCCTCCTCGTTAACGTCGAGAGACCGCAATCCAACAGGGACCTCCTCACTAAGCATGGATGCCACTCTGTGCAGCAAAGGCTCTTCTCAAATGCTACCTGGAGGAAGCCGGAACTCCCAGTTCACCTCCAACTCGTCTTTCAAGGATGGGATGTCCTCAGAAGGCATGAGTCAGGAAGAGAGGGCGCTGGCCTCGGAGCCTCCAGCAGAGCCCGTGGAAAACGTTGAGCCGTCGCCGTTCACCCTCAGGACGGCAAACTCTAGGAAGTACCAGCGGCCTGGTCGAGACTCTGCCTCCTCAGATAGTGCAGACGTCGGCGTGGCCCCTGAAACCCCCTGCGCCGATGCCAAGCCCAACACCACAGTGGGCACCGGTGTCGCTAAAACTGCCGCCAATGCTAACACCGCGGCCGCTAAGGCGCCGGCGGCCGGCCGAGGTAGAGGCCGGGTAAGGGACTACACGGTGCTGCACCCTTCCTGTCTGTCGGTGTGCAACGTCACTATCCAGGACACCATTGAGCGCAGCATAGACGAGCTGGTGGCCCCGGTGGCACCCGCCGACCTGGGAGAGGCGGGCCTGATGAAGAAGAAGTCTGACGTTCAGCTAGTGAAGAACACCAG ATTTGTGTGCCCCAGGTTCCGACCTGTCAAGACGAAGAAGGACACCAAGCTGGAGTTCTTCGGCTTCGAGGACAAGGAGGACCACGGCGGCTCGGAGGGCTCGGAGGGGGGCGTgtccggcggcagcagcagctacaagaTCAAGTACTTTGGCTTCGACGAACTCAGCGAGAGCGACAGCGACGAGGAGGGCTCCCAGGtcaaggagaggaagaaagccaagaaggctgctgcggcggcggcggcgctggctGCCCTTAGCGTCAGCGTGGACAGCCCCCACACCAGCGACTCTCAGGACAGCCAGACCAGCAGCAACACAG ATGGTCTTGACTTCACGGAGGACTCCATCCCCGCAGCCCCTGACGGAGCGAAGGTGCGCTCAGGGAAGCCGGGTGACAAGTCAAAGGAGCTCACCACTGGGTTCAAGAAGATCTTCAGTGGCCCAAAGAAG TCTCCTGCTAAAGCCTCTTACAACGCGCGCCACTGGAACCAGCCCGAGCCCGAGGAGATTCCTCCACCACTGGCCCGCGCGCACACCGCTCCC CCCACCTTGTCGAGCGGCAGCAAGGAGGGCACCGCCCACAAAGATGACGGGCTGTTCaaggcccccccgccgccgcccaaGGTGATCAAGTCAGAGACCCTCCCCACCAGGCTCCACCAGGACATCGTGACCGCGCTCAAATGCAGGAAGGAGCACAAGGAG CTGTACACCGTGGTGCAGCACGTGAAGCACTTCAACGACGTGGTGGAGTTTGGAGAGAACCAGGAATTCACAGACGACTTTGAGTACCTGGAGACGGGGTTGAAGAGCAGCCAGCCGCTCAACACCCGATGCCTTAG TATAATCAGCCTAGCCACGCGCTGTGCACTGCCCGGTTTCAGGATGCATTTGCGGGCCAGAGGAAAAGTGGCGCACGTTTTCAAGATGATCAGCGACGCACCACAGCATCCG AACCTTGCTCTGTGCACCGCGGCCCTGATGTACATCCTGAGCCGCGACCGGCTGAACATGGACCTGGACCGGGCCTGCCTGGAGCTGATGATCAAGCTGCTGGAGATGGACCAGCTGATCCCCCTCCAGCcggccccccaggacccccaggacCAGCCGGACCAGCTCAGCCCCAAGGAGGTGGCCAAGGTCAAGGAGAAGATCCGCAAGCTCTGCGAGACGGTGCACAACAAACACCTGGACTTGGAGAACATCACG ACGGGCCACCTGGCAATGgagactcttctctctctgacctccaAGCGGGCCGGGGATTGGTTCAAGGAAGAGCTGCGTCTCCTCGGGGGTCTGGACCACATCGTggacaaag TGAAAGAGTGTGTGGAGAACTTGAGCGAGGAGGACGACAAGGAGAACCTGGTGGCCTCCTTGTGGGGAGCGGAGCGGTGTCTGAGAGTGCTGGAGAGC GTGACGGTGCAGAACCCCGAGAACCAAGGCTACCTGATCGCCTACAAGGACTCCCAGCTCATTGTGTCGGCCGCCCG aggcTTGCGCTGCTGCGAGGACATGATCCAGCGCTACAGCCGAGCTCTGAACAACAGTTCCCTGTGCCCCGGCTCGGAGCTGCCCCACTGTAGCTTCAGCAACGTGGGCAAGGCCGTGGAGGACTGCATGCGGGCCGTCATCGGCGTGCTGCTTAATCTCACCCACGACAACG agtGGGGGAGCACCAAGACGGGGGAGCAGGACGAGCTGATCGTGACGGCCCTCAACTGCGTGCTACGGGCCCCCCGCTACATCCCCCAGGAGCAGCGCTTTGACATCCGCGTCTTG GGTCTGGGCCTGCTGATTAACCTGGTTGAGTACAGCTCCAGGAACCGCCACAGTCTGGTGGAGATGGATTACGCTCTGTCAGAGGGCTGCCTGGACGACAGCAGCCTGGGGCCGCCCGCTGAGCCAGCACCAACcggccagggggaggagcctgcagTGCCatgccagggggaggagcctgcagTGCCatgccagggggaggagcctgcatTGCTAGGGCAGGCGGAGGAGCCTGCAGCACCAGTGcaagggcagggggaggagcctgtagggaagggggaggagcctgctgCCCCCGTACAAGGCGAACCTTCGGCCGACGATGAGGACAAACCCCCGGCCACTGGGGCTCTGGCTGCCCTGGTGAAG CTCTTCCTGGAGCGCGAGCGGGCTGCCATCCTGGCCGAGGCCAAGACCGATGACCTCATCAGCGAGGCGCCCAAGCCGGCGCTGGACCAGAGCGGGGAGTGGAAGGAGACGTCCGGGGAGATCCAGTGGGTGGCGGCCGAGACcaaggagggggcggagccgcaGGAGCctgagaagaaggaggaggaagaggaggagctggacctgAACAAAG CTCTGCAGCACGCTGGCAAGCACATGGAGGACAGCATCGCAGCCTCCTACACCGCCCTGCTGTTGGGGTGCCTTTGCCAGGGGAGCCag ACGAATGCAACTACTGTGAGGGAACATCTACCCAAAGGCGACTTTTCCATCATGACGGAAATGCTGAAGAAGTTCTTGAACTTCATGAACCTCACT TGCTCCGTGGGTACCACAGGACAGAAGTCCATCACGCGGGTTATCGAGTACCTCGAGCGATGTTAA